CAGGCCCATATCAAGCAGACGGGTATAGGCGCTTGGAGAGTCATTGGTGTGCAAAGACGAGAGTACAAAGTGCCCGGTCAAAGCAGCCTGTACAGCCATTTCACAGGTTTCTTTATCACGCATCTCACCAATCATGATTATATCCGGATCCTGACGCAAAATAGAGCGCATACCATCTGCAAAGGAGAAACCGGCTTTGGGGTTTATATTACCCTGACTTATCCCATCAAAGTGCAGCTCCACCGGATCTTCCATAGTAATTATATTCTTTGTAACATTATAGATTTTTTGAAGAGAAGCATATAAGGTAGAACTTTTTCCGCTTCCTGTGGGCCCGGTTACAAGAAGGATCCCATCTGGTTTTTTAATTATTTCCGAAAACTTCTTTTTAACAAAAGGCATAAACCCTATTTGGTCAATTGTAATTCCTAAAGATTTAGGATCAAGAATACGCATTACAATCTTTTCATTTACTCCCCGTTTTCTGGTACTTGCCGGGTAAGTTGAAACACGAAGATCAATTTCCCTGCCTTCATGGAGTATCTGAATTCGTCCGTCCTGAGGCTTTCTCTTCTCGGCAATATCCATTCCGGACATAATTTTTATTCTTGAAGTTATCTGAGCTCTGAGCTGCAGAGGGATAGGGTTTTTTTCGATCAGCTCACCATCCACTCTATACCTCAGGCGCATGTATTTTTCCATTGGTTCAAGGTGAATATCGGATGCACCCTCTATGATCGCCTGATTTATCAGCAGATTAACAACCTTAACTACCTGTGCACCCTCTTCATCGGTTAGGTTTTCATCGTCCTCTTTTTGCACCAAATCAAGCTCTTCGGCACCATCGACAGACCCCAAAAGCTCAGTCATCTCTTCCAGGGCTGCATGATAATTACGCTGAATAGCTGCAACAATCTCCTTTTCGGTGGCAATTACAGGCTCAACTTCTTTACCCGTTTTGAATTTAAGATGATCGATAGTACGAAGGTTTGAAGGATCAGCCATTGCGACTGTAATTACACCCTCCTGCTCAAAGAGCGGGATAACTTTGTACTTACGAGCCATCTCCTCGGGAATAATTTTAAGAAGATTACTATTAAAAGAGAAATGTTCAAGAACCACATGCTGGATATCCAGCTGAGCACTCAGAACATCAACCAACTTTTCCTCTGTGATAAAACCCAGTTTGATCAAACATTTGCCAAGCTGCAGTTTACTTACTTTCTGCTCTGCGAGTCCCTGTTCCAGCTGCTCCTGTGTTATTAATCCCTGCTCTATTAACACCTCACCTATTCTTTTTTTATGAGCAAGCTGTATTTGTTCACCAAGGACGCTGGAGAGGTCATCTTCGCTTAAATATCCGAGGCGTATAAGAATTTTTCCCAAACTTGCACCAGTACTTCTGTGTTCCTGCAACGCATGCAGAAGCTGCTCTTCAGTTACTAGCCCCTGAGCAATAAGTATCTCGCCAAGTTTTTTACGCCTTTTTTGCATAACCATAATTTCGCTGTACCCTTATATTTATTTAGATGCAAGGTTAATATAAACTGATAATTTCAGCATTTCAAGCATCTCGCAATATGATCATAACTCCTGCCCTCAATCCTCTTTAGCTTACCATTATTATCCCTGTATTGAACACCATCTATTTGTTTATTAAAGCTTCCGAGACGAATAAACTCTAAATCGTTTTGCTCTATACCACAACTTAGAGGGTCAAAGGCGCTATCAGCAGCGAATAAAAGCTCATACTCCTCCCCGCCCCCAAAAAACCAATCCATCCAGTCGCATTTAAGCGTATTTCCAAGATCATGCATCGCTCTGTTCTTAAAAGAGGTTATATCGCTAAAAAGAAACCCCGTTTTGTTTTCGTAACACAGCGTAGCGATGTCTTTTGAAAGCCCGTCAGAAAGATCCATTGCAGCATGAACCTGTTTTTGTGCAGCGAGTGCAAACGCTGTTGTAATTCTGGCTTCAGGAGCAATGTGAGCCCTAATAAGTGACTCGAATTGATCTGGTATACGGTCTCTGCCCCATCTTTTTATCGCATCAAAACCTGCAGCACTTTTCCCCGGAAAACCTGTTACCCAAAGGTTATCCCCCTCACCTATCCCGGTTCTTTTCAATACCCTATGACCTTCAGGTACTTTTCCAACCAAAGTGATTGCTATGGTCCAGAGAGGACCTGAGGACAGATCTCCACCTACGATAGGGAAATTCCACTTTTTTATTGCAGTTGCAAAACCCTCATAGATAGATTGTACCGAATCAGCTAAATTCTGCTCTCTTTTTGGAAATACAAGCTGAACCAAAGCGCCATCCGGCAAAGCTCCCATTGCAGCACAATCGCTTAGGTTACTCACCATCGCTTTATAGCCAATTTCCTGCAAGCTCATTGAATCAAGTGAAAAATGAACATTCTCAACCGATACATCTGCAGTCAGAATCAGGCGTTCTCCTTTACTACAGCCCCTCACCGCCGCATCATCTCCCATGAGCTTTTCATAGATGCTGCTACTTTCAACTGCACGACAAAGAGGTGTAAGGCGTTCCAATAGATTGTACTCTCCAGATGGAAAAGAGAACATTAGAGCCATCCTTTTTCTATTTGATTAGGGTGAACCGACTAAATATACATTTTTTTTTATAAAAATTCTTTTTTATGCTGCGCCATAACTATTTTTATCTATGATTTTGATTTTTTGTTATGGAGCATTATGCTTATTCCTTACGTTTCAGATCCCTCCAGAAAAAGAGTAGCCGCTTTCGGCTCAGCTTTAGTTGATCTTTGCCTACTTGAGCGCGAAGAATTTTTAACTGCTACTGGTGCCCAAAAAGGCGGAATGATCCTCAGTGATTACACCTCTATAAAAGGGCTTTTGGATAAAGCTTCAAGCACTCCAATTATCGTTCCCGGCGGTTCGGCCTGTAACACAATAGTTGGTATAGGCAAACTTGGTGGATCGGTGAGATTTATGGGTAAAAGAGGCAATGATGAGCTTGGGGTACTGTTTGAGAAGGGCCTGATCAAAAACAACGTCGAGCCGATTCTTTTCACCTGTGAAACGCCTACGGGGCATGTTCTCTCGATCATTACCCCCGATGCCCAGCGTTCGATGTTCACCTTTCTGGGTGCTTCAGCGGAAACAAGTCCTGCGGAGATACTACATGAACACTTCAAGGATAGTGCTGTAGCCCACTTTGAGGGCTATCTTGTAAGCAACCCCGAAGTGATGTTAGCAGCACTTGATGCGGCTAAAACTGCAGGTGCAATGATCTCTCTTGATTTGGCCAGCTATACAGTTGTAAATTCTTCTAAGGAACTTTTTGAGAAAATTATCAGTGAATACGTCGATATACTGATAGCCAATGAAGACGAGGCGTGTGCGTTTGCCGGGTGCAGACAGGAAGAGCAGGCACTTGAATATTTAAGCACCAAAGCAAATCTTGCTGTAATGAAACTTGGCAAACGTGGCAGCATAGTAGCTCATGAAGGCGTGA
This Chitinispirillales bacterium ANBcel5 DNA region includes the following protein-coding sequences:
- a CDS encoding ATPase, T2SS/T4P/T4SS family yields the protein MVMQKRRKKLGEILIAQGLVTEEQLLHALQEHRSTGASLGKILIRLGYLSEDDLSSVLGEQIQLAHKKRIGEVLIEQGLITQEQLEQGLAEQKVSKLQLGKCLIKLGFITEEKLVDVLSAQLDIQHVVLEHFSFNSNLLKIIPEEMARKYKVIPLFEQEGVITVAMADPSNLRTIDHLKFKTGKEVEPVIATEKEIVAAIQRNYHAALEEMTELLGSVDGAEELDLVQKEDDENLTDEEGAQVVKVVNLLINQAIIEGASDIHLEPMEKYMRLRYRVDGELIEKNPIPLQLRAQITSRIKIMSGMDIAEKRKPQDGRIQILHEGREIDLRVSTYPASTRKRGVNEKIVMRILDPKSLGITIDQIGFMPFVKKKFSEIIKKPDGILLVTGPTGSGKSSTLYASLQKIYNVTKNIITMEDPVELHFDGISQGNINPKAGFSFADGMRSILRQDPDIIMIGEMRDKETCEMAVQAALTGHFVLSSLHTNDSPSAYTRLLDMGLEPFLITSTVVGVLAQRLVRKLCPRCKKPYDPQPEMLKSLGLKPGMRFFQAPGCKFCKGSGYKGRMGVFELLIPDEVVTKMAMERAPADKIKRYLLGRGDFDSLRRDGIRKVLEGLTTIEQVLGATQNDE
- the thiL gene encoding thiamine-phosphate kinase; the encoded protein is MFSFPSGEYNLLERLTPLCRAVESSSIYEKLMGDDAAVRGCSKGERLILTADVSVENVHFSLDSMSLQEIGYKAMVSNLSDCAAMGALPDGALVQLVFPKREQNLADSVQSIYEGFATAIKKWNFPIVGGDLSSGPLWTIAITLVGKVPEGHRVLKRTGIGEGDNLWVTGFPGKSAAGFDAIKRWGRDRIPDQFESLIRAHIAPEARITTAFALAAQKQVHAAMDLSDGLSKDIATLCYENKTGFLFSDITSFKNRAMHDLGNTLKCDWMDWFFGGGEEYELLFAADSAFDPLSCGIEQNDLEFIRLGSFNKQIDGVQYRDNNGKLKRIEGRSYDHIARCLKC
- a CDS encoding adenosine kinase, with protein sequence MLIPYVSDPSRKRVAAFGSALVDLCLLEREEFLTATGAQKGGMILSDYTSIKGLLDKASSTPIIVPGGSACNTIVGIGKLGGSVRFMGKRGNDELGVLFEKGLIKNNVEPILFTCETPTGHVLSIITPDAQRSMFTFLGASAETSPAEILHEHFKDSAVAHFEGYLVSNPEVMLAALDAAKTAGAMISLDLASYTVVNSSKELFEKIISEYVDILIANEDEACAFAGCRQEEQALEYLSTKANLAVMKLGKRGSIVAHEGVNMQIPPHGSGFAIDTTGAGDLWAAGFLYGLVNGFTLEKCGALGSACGFEVCQNIGASISDEGWQRIKTQFQL